The following coding sequences lie in one Thalassoglobus polymorphus genomic window:
- a CDS encoding 3-dehydroquinate synthase — protein MSQQNSAIDIDFHVPCVHRLRFTKDLFGKDQEVLLDLLEPSGDKQPRVQVWVDEQVAKAQPDLSMRIRTFASRHGDQFELIGKIQTCPGGEAVKNDIHIIERMLKVINAADLDRRSYIVVIGGGAVLDAVGFAAAIAHRGIRLIRIPTTTLAQADSGVGVKNSVNLFAKKNWVGTFHVPWAVINDEEMLLTLPDRDFRNGFSEAVKVSLLKDREEFERIEQNATEIRDRNMDAARPVIRRSAQLHLEHITQGGDPFEALEARPLDYGHWSAHKLEPMTNFELRHGEAVAIGVAVDTVYSSLVYGFPKADAERVLHCLHNLGLSLDHPALHETEELMKGLEEFRQHLGGRLTLTMLPEIGRKINVHEVDDLKMLQAIEHVADFMSTAAKKKPEG, from the coding sequence ATGTCGCAACAGAATTCAGCAATCGATATTGATTTTCACGTACCTTGTGTGCATCGGTTAAGGTTCACGAAGGATCTTTTCGGAAAAGACCAGGAAGTCTTACTCGATTTACTGGAACCTTCTGGAGACAAACAACCGCGCGTTCAAGTGTGGGTTGATGAGCAAGTCGCAAAGGCGCAGCCAGATTTAAGCATGCGAATCCGGACTTTTGCGTCTCGTCATGGCGATCAATTTGAACTTATTGGAAAGATTCAAACGTGTCCTGGCGGTGAAGCGGTCAAGAATGATATTCACATCATCGAGCGAATGCTCAAGGTGATCAATGCTGCCGATTTGGATCGGCGAAGTTACATCGTCGTCATTGGAGGTGGTGCTGTTCTCGATGCAGTGGGGTTTGCTGCAGCGATCGCGCATCGCGGGATTCGATTAATTCGGATTCCGACCACGACACTTGCCCAGGCAGATTCAGGAGTTGGTGTCAAAAATAGTGTCAACTTGTTTGCCAAGAAGAACTGGGTCGGAACGTTTCATGTTCCGTGGGCCGTGATTAACGATGAAGAGATGCTGCTGACCTTGCCGGATCGCGATTTTCGAAACGGATTTTCTGAAGCGGTCAAGGTCTCTCTGTTGAAAGATCGAGAGGAGTTCGAACGAATCGAACAGAACGCCACAGAGATTCGCGATCGAAACATGGACGCGGCACGCCCGGTGATTCGTCGCTCTGCACAACTGCATCTTGAGCATATCACACAAGGGGGCGACCCTTTTGAAGCGTTGGAAGCTCGACCACTCGACTACGGGCATTGGTCGGCGCACAAGCTTGAGCCGATGACAAATTTCGAATTGCGACATGGTGAAGCTGTCGCAATCGGTGTGGCGGTCGATACGGTCTACTCCTCGCTGGTCTATGGATTCCCAAAGGCAGATGCAGAACGTGTCTTGCACTGCCTGCATAACCTTGGCCTTTCCCTTGACCACCCAGCTTTGCATGAGACCGAAGAGCTGATGAAAGGTCTCGAAGAATTTCGCCAGCATCTTGGCGGTCGGCTGACTTTAACCATGCTGCCGGAGATTGGTCGGAAGATCAATGTTCATGAAGTCGACGATCTGAAAATGTTGCAGGCCATTGAGCATGTTGCAGACTTCATGTCGACCGCTGCGAAAAAGAAGCCAGAGGGCTGA
- a CDS encoding sulfatase-like hydrolase/transferase translates to MRSFSIAHRFILSAIFSATTFVGSTYAAPNILFIMTDDQRPDTIHALGNEEIRTPNLDQLVHRGTTFTRAITSIPICVASRAELLTGRDGRLNGKQDFGFSPKEGVVSLGTVMHDAGYETCYVGKWHTRGRPSTHGYETVEGLFSSGGGKFPLTFPKDWKGMDVTGYRGWIFQTDDGKKFPEKGVGLTPNISDDFTDAAIQFLDRRSDRPFFLHVNYTAPHDPLFVPEGYEGKYTSENVSLPVNFKTDHPFDHGNAMGRDEVLYSYPRTKQQTKEGLAVYYAVIEHLDAAVGKLLDNLKSKGLDNETIVIFSSDHGLAIGSHGLRGKQNMYEHSIGVPLIFAGPNIPKKNIITAQCYLRDLYPTICDFAGAKIPKTVQGKSIVPVIEGQQKAIHDVVFGSFKDSQQMVRTDRWKYIRYPLVKKEQLFDLDNDPSELINLVDNQEHALILNQLRTKLSAWDAEAK, encoded by the coding sequence ATGAGATCGTTTTCAATAGCTCACCGATTCATTCTCTCGGCAATTTTCTCCGCGACAACTTTCGTCGGATCGACGTATGCCGCTCCGAACATTCTGTTCATCATGACTGATGATCAGCGGCCCGATACGATTCACGCTCTGGGGAACGAGGAAATTCGAACTCCAAACCTGGATCAACTCGTTCATCGGGGAACAACATTTACGAGGGCAATCACTTCGATACCGATTTGCGTTGCCAGTCGGGCGGAACTTCTGACCGGCCGTGATGGCCGCCTGAATGGGAAGCAGGACTTCGGATTCTCGCCCAAGGAAGGGGTCGTCTCACTTGGAACCGTAATGCACGATGCAGGATACGAAACCTGCTATGTCGGCAAGTGGCACACACGTGGACGCCCCAGCACCCACGGATACGAAACCGTTGAAGGGCTGTTCTCATCAGGCGGAGGTAAGTTTCCACTCACTTTCCCGAAAGACTGGAAAGGGATGGATGTCACTGGGTATCGAGGTTGGATCTTCCAAACTGACGACGGGAAAAAGTTCCCCGAAAAAGGAGTTGGCCTAACCCCTAACATCAGTGACGATTTCACAGACGCAGCGATTCAATTCCTCGACCGACGTTCGGATCGACCATTCTTCCTCCATGTCAATTACACAGCTCCACACGATCCACTCTTTGTCCCGGAAGGTTACGAAGGGAAATACACTTCCGAAAACGTTTCACTTCCGGTGAACTTCAAGACGGATCATCCGTTCGATCATGGGAATGCGATGGGACGCGACGAAGTCCTTTACAGCTATCCAAGAACCAAACAGCAAACGAAAGAAGGCCTCGCAGTCTATTATGCTGTGATTGAACATCTCGATGCCGCTGTCGGAAAACTTCTTGATAATCTGAAATCAAAAGGGCTTGATAACGAGACCATCGTCATCTTCAGCAGCGATCACGGATTGGCGATCGGCAGCCATGGATTGCGCGGAAAACAGAACATGTACGAGCACAGCATCGGCGTCCCGCTCATCTTCGCGGGTCCAAACATTCCAAAGAAAAACATCATCACTGCGCAGTGTTATCTTCGAGATTTATACCCGACAATTTGCGACTTCGCAGGAGCCAAGATCCCGAAAACCGTCCAAGGGAAATCGATTGTTCCAGTCATCGAAGGTCAACAGAAAGCTATTCACGATGTCGTCTTCGGAAGCTTTAAGGACTCACAGCAAATGGTCCGCACTGATCGCTGGAAATATATTCGCTATCCTTTAGTCAAAAAAGAACAACTCTTCGATCTCGACAACGATCCCAGTGAGCTGATCAATCTCGTCGACAATCAAGAGCACGCACTGATCTTGAATCAATTGAGAACAAAGTTGAGTGCATGGGACGCAGAGGCGAAGTAA
- a CDS encoding L-fucose dehydrogenase, producing the protein MDLKLQGKVALVTGGSKGIGLGIVRSLISEGVKVANVNRSEKEGRLLEQEYAKQGQDCVFIQGDLTDLAACKNAVEKTVERFGRIDILVNNAGVNDGVGLDEGPEAFMTSLQRNLVHYYAMAHYALDTLKASQGTIINIGSKVCETGQGGTSGYAASKGGVNGLTREWAVDLAPHGVRVNAVLPAETWTPLYENCLAAMPDPEQAKREIEQLIPLGKRFTTIEELADMVVFLASPRSSHTTGQIIFVDGGYTHFDRKCTIPSDVASFGSANET; encoded by the coding sequence ATGGATCTCAAACTTCAAGGCAAAGTCGCACTCGTCACCGGTGGCTCAAAAGGAATCGGGTTGGGAATTGTGCGCTCTCTCATCTCAGAGGGAGTCAAAGTTGCCAATGTGAATCGTAGCGAGAAAGAAGGCAGACTTCTCGAACAGGAGTACGCTAAGCAAGGACAGGACTGCGTTTTCATACAAGGTGACCTGACCGACCTCGCCGCCTGTAAGAATGCCGTTGAGAAAACAGTCGAGCGGTTTGGTCGCATTGATATTCTCGTTAACAATGCGGGTGTCAATGACGGAGTCGGACTGGATGAGGGACCGGAAGCATTTATGACGTCGCTGCAAAGGAATCTTGTCCATTACTACGCGATGGCTCACTATGCTCTCGACACACTGAAGGCTTCGCAGGGAACGATCATCAATATTGGCTCCAAGGTCTGCGAAACAGGGCAGGGGGGGACATCGGGATATGCCGCTTCGAAAGGGGGCGTGAATGGCCTGACTCGCGAATGGGCGGTCGACCTCGCTCCACATGGAGTTCGGGTGAATGCGGTACTGCCAGCGGAAACGTGGACACCGCTCTACGAAAACTGCCTGGCTGCCATGCCCGATCCAGAACAAGCGAAGCGCGAGATCGAACAACTGATTCCACTTGGCAAACGATTCACGACGATTGAAGAACTCGCGGATATGGTCGTCTTCCTGGCTTCTCCGCGTTCCAGTCACACTACCGGGCAAATTATTTTTGTCGATGGCGGTTACACTCACTTCGACCGAAAATGTACCATCCCCAGCGACGTCGCCTCCTTCGGCTCCGCGAACGAAACGTAA
- a CDS encoding sulfatase translates to MRSPRPTIFFLTLLAAVCFLPHLANAQDSKDKVKNPQKKYNVLFIVSDDLTSTALSCYGNKVCKTPNIDALAERGVRYTRAYCQGTYCGPSRASFLSGYYPHATGVLGYKNPRPQIGDRATWPQHFKNNGYYSARVSKLFHMGVPGGIQVGGDGRDHDGGNGADDAASWTERFNSPGPEWMAKGDGETLEGNPDGKKPVVGGNTFVVVEADGDDLVHSDGKTAAKAAELLAQHKDKPFWLGVGFVRPHVPFVSPRKYYEPFLPYSSMVLPEKFPGDWDDIPKAGINYKTSKNMKMDIRRQKKALGGYYASVAFMDAQVGKVLKALKENGLEDNTIVIFTSDHGYHLGEHDFWAKVSLREESASVPLIISVPGKKPAVCNSLVELLDLYPTISSLCGIAAPEHVQGKDISLTLDMPNHEVREAAFSVAPSRKGFLLREDRWVYIQYKEDASAGIELFDMENDPKQYTNLASLPEHADRVESFKAKLAAKLKDVRNNDL, encoded by the coding sequence ATGCGTTCACCAAGACCGACGATTTTTTTCTTGACGCTGTTAGCAGCTGTCTGTTTCTTACCTCATCTCGCAAACGCACAAGATTCGAAAGACAAGGTGAAGAATCCTCAGAAAAAGTACAACGTTCTGTTCATTGTCTCTGACGATCTGACATCGACTGCTCTCTCATGCTATGGAAACAAAGTTTGTAAAACGCCGAACATTGATGCTCTCGCGGAGAGGGGAGTTCGCTACACACGTGCTTATTGCCAAGGGACATATTGTGGCCCATCGCGGGCATCGTTTTTGTCGGGGTATTATCCGCACGCGACAGGAGTGCTCGGCTACAAGAACCCACGTCCACAAATCGGAGACCGTGCGACATGGCCCCAACACTTTAAAAACAACGGCTACTATTCTGCCCGCGTGAGTAAACTTTTCCACATGGGAGTCCCGGGCGGAATTCAGGTCGGAGGTGATGGTCGCGACCACGATGGAGGAAACGGAGCAGATGATGCAGCCTCCTGGACCGAACGCTTCAACAGTCCCGGACCAGAGTGGATGGCAAAAGGAGACGGAGAGACGCTCGAAGGAAACCCCGACGGCAAAAAGCCGGTCGTTGGCGGCAACACATTCGTTGTCGTTGAAGCAGACGGCGACGATCTTGTTCACTCGGATGGAAAGACAGCTGCGAAAGCGGCTGAACTTCTCGCACAACACAAAGACAAACCGTTTTGGCTCGGCGTCGGTTTCGTTCGTCCGCATGTTCCATTTGTTTCACCCCGAAAATATTACGAACCTTTCTTGCCATATTCATCGATGGTTCTGCCGGAAAAATTCCCCGGTGATTGGGACGACATTCCTAAAGCAGGCATCAACTACAAAACCAGCAAGAACATGAAGATGGACATTCGGCGTCAGAAAAAAGCGTTGGGTGGCTACTATGCTTCCGTTGCCTTTATGGATGCACAGGTCGGTAAAGTTTTAAAGGCACTCAAAGAGAATGGGCTCGAAGACAACACCATCGTCATCTTCACGAGTGATCACGGCTACCATCTCGGCGAACATGACTTCTGGGCAAAAGTCAGCTTGCGAGAAGAGTCCGCATCGGTCCCGCTGATCATCAGTGTCCCCGGAAAGAAACCTGCAGTCTGCAACAGTCTCGTCGAACTTCTTGACCTGTACCCGACGATCTCCAGCCTCTGTGGAATCGCAGCTCCAGAACATGTTCAAGGCAAAGACATTTCCCTTACACTCGATATGCCTAATCACGAAGTTCGCGAAGCAGCCTTTAGTGTTGCACCATCTCGAAAAGGATTTTTACTACGCGAAGACCGCTGGGTTTACATTCAATACAAAGAAGACGCCTCCGCCGGGATTGAACTCTTCGACATGGAGAACGACCCCAAACAATACACAAACCTCGCCAGCTTACCCGAACACGCAGATCGTGTGGAAAGCTTCAAAGCCAAACTCGCAGCGAAGCTCAAAGACGTTCGCAATAACGATCTGTAA
- a CDS encoding SRPBCC family protein, which translates to MPVFENTSSLACSVEGLFDFMSRPENVVKVSNPDLGIKFVSPPETLSQGVELEFQIASFGQIHTLKYQVVEYNSPSLIVEEQREGPMKAWRHHHIYQAGPDGCSKIDRVEFEPPGGMVGFFLTEAKIIDQLEDGMFIRDQKLKEFIEQGIIS; encoded by the coding sequence ATGCCAGTTTTTGAAAATACCTCCTCACTTGCCTGCTCGGTCGAAGGGCTCTTTGATTTTATGTCACGACCGGAAAACGTCGTCAAAGTGAGCAATCCGGATCTGGGAATCAAGTTCGTCTCGCCACCTGAAACGCTCAGCCAAGGTGTGGAACTGGAGTTCCAAATTGCCAGCTTTGGACAAATTCATACTCTGAAATACCAAGTGGTCGAGTACAATTCGCCAAGCCTGATCGTTGAAGAACAACGAGAAGGGCCAATGAAAGCCTGGCGGCATCATCATATTTATCAAGCTGGCCCTGACGGGTGTTCGAAGATTGATCGCGTTGAATTTGAGCCACCTGGTGGGATGGTTGGATTCTTTTTAACCGAAGCGAAAATTATCGACCAACTCGAAGACGGGATGTTCATCCGCGATCAAAAGCTCAAAGAATTTATCGAGCAAGGCATCATCTCATGA
- a CDS encoding alpha/beta hydrolase: MQFMLTRYPVRLMIPSAQANFEKTFTIGDMMLSNQNPQKINFLIAGLASIWLTGCSGSPAQISQSPSPISNSPSPKEPTETEQGDSSTDIPKIRSIDELLLFQPSKYPEGDWTPQDLNYLDVYFESADGTRIHSWYCATETPVAHILFLHGNAGNLSGRSRFLKKLQEEHHVSVLCVDYRGYGLSEGKATAEGAIADAKAARKEFAKLAEIKEQDVVLMGRSLGGAIAIQLAADLKPKGLVVESSFASLKSVAKHHFPKLAWLVPEEKLNSEAAIKNCTAPVLISHGDRDQVIPDKFGKALFAAANEPKRFVTIPGAGHNDRHSPEYDQIFDQFLQSLNSIE; encoded by the coding sequence ATGCAATTTATGTTGACAAGATATCCCGTTCGCTTGATGATTCCCTCAGCGCAGGCGAATTTTGAGAAAACATTCACCATTGGCGATATGATGCTCTCGAACCAGAATCCTCAGAAAATCAACTTTTTGATTGCAGGATTGGCTTCGATATGGCTAACAGGGTGTTCTGGTTCTCCTGCACAGATCAGCCAATCCCCCTCTCCGATATCAAACTCTCCTTCCCCGAAGGAACCGACTGAGACAGAGCAGGGGGACTCCTCCACGGACATTCCCAAAATCCGGAGCATTGATGAGTTGTTGCTCTTTCAACCATCAAAATACCCCGAAGGAGATTGGACTCCTCAGGATCTCAACTATCTCGATGTCTACTTTGAATCTGCGGATGGGACCCGCATTCACTCCTGGTACTGCGCGACGGAAACGCCCGTAGCTCACATTCTGTTCCTCCATGGAAACGCAGGGAACTTGAGTGGGCGAAGCAGATTCCTTAAGAAGCTTCAGGAGGAACATCACGTTTCGGTCCTGTGTGTCGACTACCGCGGATATGGACTCTCTGAAGGAAAGGCGACCGCCGAAGGAGCGATTGCCGATGCCAAAGCAGCCCGCAAAGAATTCGCCAAGCTCGCTGAAATCAAGGAGCAAGATGTCGTCTTGATGGGACGTTCACTCGGAGGGGCAATTGCCATTCAATTGGCTGCCGACTTGAAGCCGAAAGGTCTCGTCGTCGAAAGCTCGTTTGCTTCACTGAAGAGCGTTGCGAAACATCACTTCCCCAAACTGGCCTGGTTGGTCCCGGAAGAAAAATTGAATTCCGAAGCAGCGATCAAAAACTGCACTGCTCCGGTTCTCATCAGCCATGGCGACCGCGACCAAGTCATTCCTGACAAATTCGGCAAAGCCCTCTTCGCAGCCGCCAACGAGCCGAAGCGATTTGTGACAATCCCCGGAGCCGGTCACAACGACCGGCATTCACCCGAGTACGATCAAATTTTTGACCAATTTTTACAGTCGCTCAACTCGATAGAATAA